The sequence GGATCGCCGGTGAACTCATCGACGAGCTGCGCACCGCTGAGCCGGACCGGGAGGTCCAGATCGAGGTCGCCGATCCGCTGATCGCCACCGGCGACCCCCATCTGCTGCGGCTGGTGCTGCAGAACCTGTTGGGGAACGCGTGGAAGTTCACCGGTCGACGGACCGCCGGGCGGATCGAAGTCGGCGTCGCCGAGCAGGACGGTGTACCGGTTTATTTCGTGCGGGACAACGGCGCCGGGTTCGATCCGCGGTACGCGGACAAGCTGTTCGTGCCGTTCCAGCGGATCCACTCCGCTCAGGAGTTCCCGGGCAGCGGCATCGGTCTGGCGATCGTCTCGCGCATCGTGCGCCGCCACGGGGGAGAGGTGTGGGCCGAGAGCCTTCCGGATCAGGGCGCCACGTTCTCCTTCACGTTGACGCCGCTCGCGAGGGCGGCGACGCGACCCGCCGAGAGTGAACCGGAGGCCGTGTATGGGTGAGCCCAAGATCCTACTGATCGAGGATAATCCGGACGATGTCGCGCTGACGTTGCGGGCGCTGTCGAAGAACAACATCCGCAACGAGGTGGTCGTGGCCGAGGACGGTGCCGTCGGGCTGGCGCAGCTGCTGCCCGAGGACGGCTCGAAGCCGCTGCGACCGGCGCTGACCTTGCTGGACATCAACCTGCCCAAAGTCAGCGGCCTGGAGTTGCTCCGCCGGGTGCGGGCCGACCCGCGCACCCGATCGCTGCCGATCGTCGTGCTGACGACCTCCAAAGAGGAGCGGGACCTGGTCGAGAGCTACCAGCTGGGGGCGAACAGCTTCGTCCGCAAGCCCGTGGTCTTCAACGAGTTCGTCGAAGCGACCCGCGTCCTCGGGGTGTACTGGCTACTGCTCAACCAGCCGCCCCCCACGGTGGACGAGGACGACCGGCAGCCGTGAGCCACCCCATCCATCTGCTCATCTGCGAGGACAGCGACGACGACGCGCTCCTGATCGTGCGGCGCCTGCGACGCGACGGCCTGGAACTGAGCTACCACCGGGTCGAGACCCGCGCGGAGGCCGCCGCGGCGCTGCAGGAACGTCGGCCCGACGTGGTGATCTCCGACGTCAACATGCCGGCCTTCAGCGCCGAGGAAGCCCTCCAGCTGCTCCGGCAAGCCGGGCTCGACGTGCCGTTCATCCTGGTCTCCGGCCAGGTCGGCGAGGAGTCAGCGGCTGCGCTGCTCCGCGCGGGCGCTCACGACTTCGTCCTGAAGGACCGGCTGGCCCGGCTCGCACCGGCTGTGCAGCGAGAGCTACGTGAGGCCGAGGGACGGCAGCAGCGACGCGCCGCGGAGGAGGCGCTGCGGGGCAGCGAGCAACGATTCCGGCTGCTGGCCGAACACGCCCAGGACATCATCTTCCGGTTCCGCGTGCATCCCGAGGCGGAGGTCGAGTACCTGAGCCCGGCCACCGCGCTGATCCTGGGCCGGCCCGCCGCGCAGCTGGTCGGCGACCCCGAAGAGTTGTTCAGCCTCGTCGACCCCGGCGATCGGAGCCGGATCGAGGGCTCGTGGAGGTCCGCCGATCCGGCGCCGCTCGCGGTGCGGTGGCGTCGGCCCGACGGCACCGCCGTCTGGACCGAGCAGCGCGCCATCGGCGTCCGCGACGGGAGCGGCCGTCTGCTCGCCGTCGAGGGGATCCTCCGGGACATCACCGAGCAGGTCTCCGCCCGCGAGCAGCGCGAGCAACTGGAGCGGCAGTTGCGGCAAGCCGAACGCCTGGAAGCGGTCGGCCAGCTGGCCGGCGGTGTCGCGCACGACTTCAACAACCTGCTGGGCGTGATCATGGCCAGCGCCGACGTGGCCGCGTACGACCTGCCCGAGGATCATCCGATCCAGGCCGAGCTGGCCAGCATCGAGCGAGCCGCCGAACGCGGCGCCGCGCTCACCCGGCAGCTGTTGGTTTTCAGCCGGTCCGAACCGCCCCAACTGGAGACGCTCGACCTCAACGCCGTCGTGGGTGACACCGAACAGCTGCTGCGACGCACGATCGGCGAGGACCTCGATTTTGTCACCCGGCTCACCGACGACCGTCCGCTGGTGTGCATGGATCGCACCCGGCTCGAACAGATCCTGGTCAACCTCGTCGTCAACGCCCGCGGGGCGATGCCCGACGGCGGCCAACTGACGATCACCACCGCGATCGTCGTCGACGAAACGCAATGCCCGGTCCGGCTCAGCGTGGCCGATACCGGCTGCGGCATGACCCCCGAGGTGATCCAGCGCGCCTTCGAGCCGTTCTTCACCACCAAGGGTCCCGGTAAGGGAACGGGGCTCGGACTCTCGACCGTCTACGGGGCGGTGACCGAAGCGGGCGGCGAGATCACGATCGACTCCACTCCGGGAGTCGGCACCACGGTCCGCGTCCTGCTGCCCCGCGCGGAGCCCTCGCGGGACGAACAGGAGACGCCACCGCACCGGCCGCCCGACCGCGGGCGGGACGAGACGGTACTCGTGGTGGAGGACGCCGAGGACCTTCTGCTGCTCGTGCAGCGCATCCTCACCCAGGCCGGCTACTGCGTGGTGGACACCTCGTCGCCGGCCGAAGCCCTCCGGATCGCGTCCGAGCGCCCGATCGATCTCGTCCTCACCGACGTCATCATGCCGGACATGTCCGGACCGGAACTCGCCGCAGGGCTCCAGGCCCGCGATCCGGCGCTCCCGATCCTCTTCATGTCCGGCTACTCGGCCGGCTCCTGGCCCGGCGGCGGCACTCTTCCGCCCGACACGCAGCTCATCCACAAACCGTTCACCCGGCAAACGTTGCTCAGCCAGGTGCGGGAAGCGCTCGACGCGGCGCAGTCGTCACCGCCCGGCAGCCTTCCGAGCAGGGCCACGATCCACCCCTGACTTCACGGTCTCCACTGGACTTCAACGCCGATGGGTGGTTCGGACCGGGAGCTCGCGTGGCCGGGTCGGCGACGAAGAAGCGTCTCGGTGCGGTCCAACAACTCGGCGTTCTTGAAAGGCTTGGCGATGTAGTCATCCGCGCCGGAAGCGCGGGCGGCAGCGGCTTCGGCGTGGGTATAGCGGGCGGATATCAGGAGTATCGGCAGATCCGCGGTTTCGGGCCCGGCCTTGAGGTGTCGGCAGATGTCCAACCCGTCGACGTCGGGCAGGTGCGGGTTCATCACCAGCACGTCCGGTGGAGCGCTGCGTATGCATTCCAGCGTTTCCGGGCCGGTGGTGACCAGGTGGGTTCGGTACCCGGCCCGGGTGTAGATCAAGTTCAGCCCGAACGCGATCTGAGGCTCGTTCTCGGCAACCAGCACGGTGGCCATCGCTGTTCCGATCCGATGCGGCGGAATTCGTTGGAGCACAGGCCTGACGAGACCGCGCTTTGCGCCGTGGATGGGACGCCCCTGTGTAATACCGACATTACTCTATGGGATCGGCGGGGTCCTGTTCCCGGTCGCCGACACCGTTCGGGCGGTACAGCGGTCGCGGATTCGCCCCCGGATGGCCACCTGCCGTTCGGCACTCCCGAGTAGGGAGTGCTAGATGATGATGAGAGGTGCCGGCGACGGGTCGCGCCGCACGCTGGAGCATGCGCGGAGGGGGAGAAGGATGGCGTTCGCGATCACGATGCTGCCGACGATCGCTGGCCACCGGTGGGTGACGGTCGAGGGACCGGTCGACGCGTCGACGGCAGCGGACGTGCGTGGTCTGCTCCGGACGGCGATCGACAGGCCGGCCCGACGGTTGACGATTGATCTCCGCGACGCCCAGGTGATCGACGAGGCCGGTCGCACCGTGCTGGACGAGGCGGTGGCCTCCGCCGAGCGTGCCGGCATGCAGGTGGACACGATCGCGCCGGCCGCCGCACTCACCGCGTCTTGAGCTGGGAAAACTAACCCGGGCGGAGGTCGGTGACCGGCGCGCCGTACTCGGTCCGCAGACGCTCGGCGATGAGCGAGCGGTGGCACGCCTCCGGATCGCGCTCGACGCAGAGGAGAGCGGTCGCCGAGTCGCCCGGGAGCCCAGCCAGGAGCGCGCCGAGGTCGAAGCGGTCGAGGATCTCGCTCGTGTAGCGCTCGGCGTACTCGGGCGCCAGCACGGCGCGGTTGCGCTTGCCCACGCCCCGGCGGTCGTCCTCGCGGTACTGGAGCTGGCGCATTTCGGTCGTCGGCGCCAGCTCCTTCACGTGCCGGTACCCGACGCCCGCCGCGGCGAGCGCGCGCTGGAGCCGCGCCGCGTTCGCCCAGGAGTAGTCGGGCCCGCGCACGCCTCGTCGCTGCCGGACGTCGAGCAGCAGGTGGACGTCCGCGTGTCGCAGTCGTCGTAAGAAGGACTCGCCGTCGAATCCGTACACGCCGATCGTCGCGATCCTGAACACCGGGAACCACCCACCTGCCTGCTCGTGCCGGGTCGACCGGCTATCCCGACCTCATCCGACGGCGGTTCCCTCGAGCTCGACCAACAGGTCGGGAATCGCGAGCCGGGTCACCCCGAGCATCGTGGTGGTCGGCGCCACCCCGGCGGCGCCCAACCGCGACGCCAGCACGCCGTAGTGCTCGAAGAGCCGATCGACGTCGGTCGTGTAGACGTTGAGCCGGACGAGGTTCGCCAGCGACATGCCGGCCTCGCCGAGCACGGCCTCCACGTTGTCGAGGCTCAGCGCCAACTGCGCCGCCATGTCATCGGCGTGCTGGGGCTTGCCGTCGTCGCTCATCGCGGTCTGTCCGGAGCAGTACAGGGTCCGGGTGTGCCCGGAGACGACCTCACCCTGGTTGTATCCCAGCTGCACCGACCACGTCCACGGGTTGACCGCTGATCGATCCACAACCATCTCGGCTCCATTCGTCGGAAGTGTGGGCGCGAAAGCGCGAACCCACGTGCCGGTGAGCCTCGCAGCGAATCACGACATCCTGTGTCGTGTATTGCTGGCACACTTTTTGGTATGCGCGCCGACCGGTTGGTCTCGCTGGTGCTGCTGCTGCGCCAGCGCGGTCGGCTGTCCGCGGCGACGCTGGCCCACGAGCTGGAAGTGTCGACCCGCACCGTCCTGCGCGACATCGAGGCGCTGTCCGCGGCCGGCGTCCCGGTCTATGCCGAACGCGGCCGGCACGGCGGGTTCGCGTTGTTGCCCGGTTTCCAGACCGAGCTCACCGGGCTGAGCCACGACGAGGCGCTCGCATTGCTGATCGCCGGCTCGCGGCGCGGCGCGCAGGCCTTCGGTCTCGGCTCGGCGCTCGCTTCGGCCATGCTCAAGGTCGTCGACGCGCTCCCCGAGAGCTACCGGAACACCGCGGCCGGCGCGGCCCAGCGATTGCTCATCGACCCGGAGACCGACCTTCTCTCGCGGCGGCTGGTCACCGAGGAGGTGCCCGACACCGTCGTGGCGGAGGTGCGGCGTGCGGTGTTCGCCGGGCACAAACTGCGCATTCACTACGCGGCCAAGGGCAAGGCGCCGCAGTGGCGCACGGTGGACCCGATCGGACTGGTGACCGTGCGCGACCAGGGCTACCTGCTGGCCACGAGGTCCGGCGCGGACCGCACCTACCGGCTGTCCCGGATCGTGGCCGCCGAGGAAACCGCCGAACCCGCGGAGCGACCGGACCGGGTGGATCTGGACCGGACCTGGCAGGAGCGCAGCACGCGGTTCCGGACCGGCGGCGACCAGGTCACCGTGCTGGCACGGGTGAACCCGACGCGCCGGGAGGAGCTGGTGGGCACCGCCCTGGCCGTCCTCACCGAAGAGGCCGAAGAAGCCGACGCGGACGGCTGGCTGCGGATGGAGGTGACCTTCCAGGATCCCCGACACGCCGAGTGGGCGCTCTGGCAGCTCGCCACGAACGCGGAGGCCCTGGCGCCGCAGTGGTTGCGGACCGCCCTGCGCAACCGCGCCGCGGCGATCGCCGCCGCGTACGAAGCATCGTCCGAGAGCTGATGGGCGGGGTCTTCGCCGCGTACGGGTACGTCAATCGGCGCCGACCGCGGCCTCGGCGGCCTTGCGAAATCCCTCCGCTTCGAGGTGGAGATACCGTCGTATTCGACGACCGTAGAGAGCGGCGACGAGGCCGGCGAGCCGCCCGGACTGCCGAATGCGAAGGTCGAGCCGCGAGCCGCTGCCGGTCGGGGTCACGATGTGCTCCCCGATCGACGTCACGCCGCCGGACGTCGACTCCCAGACGAACATCCGCCCGGGCTCGAGCGCGGTGACCTGCCAGCGTGCCGGGCGCAACCGAGGCTGTTCGACGTCGGCCTGGCTGCCCACCTGTAGTGCCCCGTCGTCGAGCCGCCGGACGGCGGTCACTGACGAGGCGATTCGGGGCCACCCCTCGATATCGGTGGTCAGGCCCCAGACGGTCTCGGGCGGAGCGTTGATCGTCACGGAAGTCGCGTAGTCCATCCACGACATGTACCATTCGGTACATGTCCGGGACAACCCCCAAGCAGCGATTGCTCGACGCCGTCGTCGATGCCGCCCTCGACGAGGGGATCAGTGACCGAAGCCTGCGCGCCATCGCCGAGAGTGCCGGTACCAGCCACCGCATGCTGATCCACCACTTCGGATCCCGCGAAGGGCTGCTCACCGAGGTCGTCAAAGCGGTCGAGCAGCGCCAACGGGACGCACTGGCAGACTTCTCCAGCGGCGACGCCGATCCGGTCGACGCGGCGAAGGCGTTCTGGAAGCACCTCTGTGCACCACAACTGGCCGCGCAGGAGCGCCTGTTCTTCGAGGTCTACGGCCAAGCCCTCCAGGGCCGGGCGTGGGCCGAGTCGCTGGTCCCCGGGGTGGTCAGTGACTGGATCGGTCCGCTGTCCCAACTGCTGGCCGCCGGCGGCGTCGCCTCGGAACAGGCACCGGTCCACGCGCGTCTCGCGCTGGCCGTCACCCGCGGGCTGCTCCTGGATCTCCTCGCGACCGGAGAGGCCGACGCGGTCGATGAGGCGATGGCGCTGTTCGCCCGCATGGTGAACGGACCCGACCCGAGCTAGCGCGACGACACCTCACAGCGAGCCACTCACCGCAGGAACGACGTCGTCCAGTTGGCCTTGTCGTCGGGGCCGTCGACCAGTCGCACCGACCGCGCCACCTGTTGCGTGGCGGCGGGGTCGAGCACGGGTTTCGCCTCGGGCACCAGGATCACGGAAGCCGCCGCCACCAGGTCCTGCCCGGTCGGACGCAGCACGATCGGTGGATCGGACGCCAGGTTGCTCCGCCTATCGCCGGTCAGCACGGTCCCGCGAAACACGTACGGCCTGTTCGTCGACACCGACTCCGAATCGTTGGTGGCCGAGACGGCGATCCATCGGTCGTACAACCACTGGCCGCGCGGTGCGAACGTCAGCTCCGCGGCGTAGACGCCGTCGGGCCCCCAGGCGGTGGCGGTATGGGCGTGGGCCAGCCCGGCCGGGGCTTGGACGGTGAACGCCATCCGCACGGTGGTGTCCTGATCGGTCCGCAGTGTCCTGGCCAGTTGAAGGGCGAGGTCGATCGGCTCCGACGAGTCGTAGACGGTCAGGAAGGCCCAGGCGTTCGGCGCCCAGAACCAGAGCAACCGGCCGCTGCGGTCGGGTTGGCCGACCCGGCCCGGAATCCAGTGACTGGCGGCCCCGTCCGCATAGATGGGCGCCGTGGTCTGGGCGGGCACCCTGTCGTCCGGCAAGACCTGCCCGGTGCCGTAGACCTCGATGGTCGCGATCGGCAGGAACTGGGACTTCCCCTGCTCGTCCTTCTCCGTGCGCAGCAGCGTGATGCGCTGGTAGGCGCGATCGGACTCGGTCTCCACCCGGGTCACCCCGTCGGGGCGCCAGCCGAGCGCGAGCTGGAAGCGCGTCGGGTCGAACCGGAACGGAGGGTTCTGATTCTGCTGCTGCTCCGGCGCAGCGGTCGCGACGGGAGCGGGTGTGCTCCGGATGACCGGCAGGATCCCCGCCACCACCCCGACGGCGACGGCCAGCACGCCGGCGACCAACAGACCGGCCCGGCGGCGTTGGCGGCGTCGCTTCGCGCCGGTGATCGCCCGCCGCGGGTCGACTCGGCTGGGCGGCGGCTCCTCGGCCACCAGGTCCCGCAGTAGCGCTCCAGCGCCCCAGTCTTCCATCTCGTCAGCTCCTCGTCGCCGCGGCGGCGGTGTTCTCGGTCAGTGCCTCGCGCAGCTTGGCCAGGCCTTTGGCGGCCTGGCTCTTCACCGTTCCCTGAGCGCAGTGCAGCGTCTCGGCGGTCTGCTCGACCGAGAGGTCGCAGTAGAAGCGCAGGACGACAACCGCGCGCTGGCGCGGCGGTAACTCGCGGAGCGCTGCCTCCAACGCCAGGCGGTTGGCCAGGTCGGGCTCGGCCGCCGCGGCGGAATCCGGTGGGCGGTCGAGAAGGACGACGCGACGCGCCCACGCCGTGCGCTGCTCGGTCAGGAAGACGCGGACGAGCATCGTCCGCGCGTACGCGGCCGGCTGCCGGGCTTGCGCCGCCCTCCGCCAGTGCAGGTACACGCGCTCCAACGTCGCTTGGACGAGGTCATCGGCCCGGTGCCAGTCCTGGCAGAGGAGGTACGCCACCCGCCGCAGCCCAGGCAAAGCCTGCTCCACGTACGCCAGGTACGCCTCGTCGTCATCGGTGTCCACCCAACCTCCCGTGCCACTGGTCTCACTGGGTTGATGCGGACGGGTCACCCATCGGTTGCCCGGTGTCGGTGCCAGTAGCCGGCTGAGCGTCCCCCTCGTCGAAGGGTTCGTCGCTCCACCGCCACCAGGCCTCGACTGACGCCGGAGGCGAATTGCGTTGGGAGAGCAAGGATCGATGCGTGCGCAATTTGACCTGCTACAGCCTGCGTAACTGCACACGCGCTCAGCAGCCCACCCTGCTGCCGGGACCTTCGCGTCGACGTTCGTGCAGGCGCAGTCTG is a genomic window of Cryptosporangium minutisporangium containing:
- a CDS encoding response regulator transcription factor, which produces MATVLVAENEPQIAFGLNLIYTRAGYRTHLVTTGPETLECIRSAPPDVLVMNPHLPDVDGLDICRHLKAGPETADLPILLISARYTHAEAAAARASGADDYIAKPFKNAELLDRTETLLRRRPGHASSRSEPPIGVEVQWRP
- a CDS encoding helix-turn-helix transcriptional regulator, producing MRADRLVSLVLLLRQRGRLSAATLAHELEVSTRTVLRDIEALSAAGVPVYAERGRHGGFALLPGFQTELTGLSHDEALALLIAGSRRGAQAFGLGSALASAMLKVVDALPESYRNTAAGAAQRLLIDPETDLLSRRLVTEEVPDTVVAEVRRAVFAGHKLRIHYAAKGKAPQWRTVDPIGLVTVRDQGYLLATRSGADRTYRLSRIVAAEETAEPAERPDRVDLDRTWQERSTRFRTGGDQVTVLARVNPTRREELVGTALAVLTEEAEEADADGWLRMEVTFQDPRHAEWALWQLATNAEALAPQWLRTALRNRAAAIAAAYEASSES
- a CDS encoding SigE family RNA polymerase sigma factor; translated protein: MDTDDDEAYLAYVEQALPGLRRVAYLLCQDWHRADDLVQATLERVYLHWRRAAQARQPAAYARTMLVRVFLTEQRTAWARRVVLLDRPPDSAAAAEPDLANRLALEAALRELPPRQRAVVVLRFYCDLSVEQTAETLHCAQGTVKSQAAKGLAKLREALTENTAAAATRS
- a CDS encoding response regulator, which codes for MSHPIHLLICEDSDDDALLIVRRLRRDGLELSYHRVETRAEAAAALQERRPDVVISDVNMPAFSAEEALQLLRQAGLDVPFILVSGQVGEESAAALLRAGAHDFVLKDRLARLAPAVQRELREAEGRQQRRAAEEALRGSEQRFRLLAEHAQDIIFRFRVHPEAEVEYLSPATALILGRPAAQLVGDPEELFSLVDPGDRSRIEGSWRSADPAPLAVRWRRPDGTAVWTEQRAIGVRDGSGRLLAVEGILRDITEQVSAREQREQLERQLRQAERLEAVGQLAGGVAHDFNNLLGVIMASADVAAYDLPEDHPIQAELASIERAAERGAALTRQLLVFSRSEPPQLETLDLNAVVGDTEQLLRRTIGEDLDFVTRLTDDRPLVCMDRTRLEQILVNLVVNARGAMPDGGQLTITTAIVVDETQCPVRLSVADTGCGMTPEVIQRAFEPFFTTKGPGKGTGLGLSTVYGAVTEAGGEITIDSTPGVGTTVRVLLPRAEPSRDEQETPPHRPPDRGRDETVLVVEDAEDLLLLVQRILTQAGYCVVDTSSPAEALRIASERPIDLVLTDVIMPDMSGPELAAGLQARDPALPILFMSGYSAGSWPGGGTLPPDTQLIHKPFTRQTLLSQVREALDAAQSSPPGSLPSRATIHP
- a CDS encoding DUF488 domain-containing protein; protein product: MFRIATIGVYGFDGESFLRRLRHADVHLLLDVRQRRGVRGPDYSWANAARLQRALAAAGVGYRHVKELAPTTEMRQLQYREDDRRGVGKRNRAVLAPEYAERYTSEILDRFDLGALLAGLPGDSATALLCVERDPEACHRSLIAERLRTEYGAPVTDLRPG
- a CDS encoding RidA family protein, translated to MDRSAVNPWTWSVQLGYNQGEVVSGHTRTLYCSGQTAMSDDGKPQHADDMAAQLALSLDNVEAVLGEAGMSLANLVRLNVYTTDVDRLFEHYGVLASRLGAAGVAPTTTMLGVTRLAIPDLLVELEGTAVG
- a CDS encoding STAS domain-containing protein, whose translation is MAFAITMLPTIAGHRWVTVEGPVDASTAADVRGLLRTAIDRPARRLTIDLRDAQVIDEAGRTVLDEAVASAERAGMQVDTIAPAAALTAS
- a CDS encoding SRPBCC family protein, translated to MDYATSVTINAPPETVWGLTTDIEGWPRIASSVTAVRRLDDGALQVGSQADVEQPRLRPARWQVTALEPGRMFVWESTSGGVTSIGEHIVTPTGSGSRLDLRIRQSGRLAGLVAALYGRRIRRYLHLEAEGFRKAAEAAVGAD
- a CDS encoding response regulator; the encoded protein is MGEPKILLIEDNPDDVALTLRALSKNNIRNEVVVAEDGAVGLAQLLPEDGSKPLRPALTLLDINLPKVSGLELLRRVRADPRTRSLPIVVLTTSKEERDLVESYQLGANSFVRKPVVFNEFVEATRVLGVYWLLLNQPPPTVDEDDRQP
- a CDS encoding TetR/AcrR family transcriptional regulator, which gives rise to MSGTTPKQRLLDAVVDAALDEGISDRSLRAIAESAGTSHRMLIHHFGSREGLLTEVVKAVEQRQRDALADFSSGDADPVDAAKAFWKHLCAPQLAAQERLFFEVYGQALQGRAWAESLVPGVVSDWIGPLSQLLAAGGVASEQAPVHARLALAVTRGLLLDLLATGEADAVDEAMALFARMVNGPDPS